Genomic segment of Bacteroides stercoris ATCC 43183:
TTAATATTGTTTTCATCTGATTAAGTTTGTGGTTAAAAAATAGGTTATTCTTCCAGCCAGTTCTTCATAATCTGCTTCCCGTCCGGGGTAAGCACGGATTCCGGATGAAACTGTATGCCTCGGACATCATATTCCCGATGTTTCAACGCCATAATCTGCCCTTCGGGACTGACAGCTGTGACGGCAAGCGTTTCGGGCAGTTTTTCAGTATCTACTACCCAGGAGTGATAGCGTCCTACGGCTATTTCTTCGGGTAATCCCCGGAAAATGTAATCCGGTTCTGTCAGCCGTATAATGGTCTGTACACCATGAAACACTGTGCTGAGGTTGACTAACTTCCCACCGAATGCCTGTCCGATGGCTTGTTCTCCCAGGCATACGCCCAGTATTGGTTTCTTGCCTGCGTAGGTGCGTATTACATCCAGCAGTAATCCTGCTTCTTCGGGCACACCGGGACCCGGTGAAAGGATGATTTTATCATATTGTTCCAATTCTTCTATGCTGAATTGGTCATTGCGCAGTACATCTACCGCTACGCCGAGTTCTTTCACCAAGTGCGCAAGGTTATAGGTGAAAGAGTCATAATTGTCTATGATTACTACCATTGTTATTAACTGTTTGATTAATTTACTTTTGATACTCTTGTTGATTTATACAATTGGCCGATTTTCTGTTTTACAGGGAATTTTCCGCCATGGCAATTGCCTTCTTCAATGCTCCCAGTTTGTTGTTCACCTCTTGCAGCTCGTATTCGGCATTACTTTTGGCTACAATGCCGCCGCCTGCCTGAAACCATAACATCCCGTTGCGGCTGACGAATGTACGGATGGTGATAGCCTGGTTCAGGCTGCCGTTCAGGCCGATGAATCCGATACAGCCACCGTATGCGCCACGGTTATGCGGCTCCAGTTCGCTGATAAGCTGCATGGCGCGAACTTTCGGTGCGCCGCTCAAGGTTCCGGCCGGGAAGGTATCGATAAATGTCCTGATAGAGTCTGTATCATTGTTCAGCGTACCGCTGACGCGGCTCACGAGGTGAATAACGTGACTGTAATATTGCATCTCTTTGTAAAAGTCCACTTTTACGTCATGGCAGTTGCGGCTGAGGTCATTGCGGGCAAGGTCTACCAGCATCACGTGCTCTGCATTTTCCTTGGGATCGTCTTGAAGGTACCGGGCATTTACAGCATCCTGTTCCGGATTTCCGGTACGTTTGGCAGTGCCGGCGATGGGATCTATATAGGCATGGCGG
This window contains:
- a CDS encoding anthranilate synthase component II — its product is MVVIIDNYDSFTYNLAHLVKELGVAVDVLRNDQFSIEELEQYDKIILSPGPGVPEEAGLLLDVIRTYAGKKPILGVCLGEQAIGQAFGGKLVNLSTVFHGVQTIIRLTEPDYIFRGLPEEIAVGRYHSWVVDTEKLPETLAVTAVSPEGQIMALKHREYDVRGIQFHPESVLTPDGKQIMKNWLEE